Proteins encoded together in one Solanum lycopersicum chromosome 7, SLM_r2.1 window:
- the LOC101267419 gene encoding 1-acyl-sn-glycerol-3-phosphate acyltransferase BAT2, chloroplastic, protein MEVCYHSKFNNFHFFQSPPLHFWKKKGKLSQSLSPSLHPQLTSSHGNYSCCSSLRQSVWRNTKFYAVPGSTTFGTIREACVSLPSSPQQKKYNSAFGNNSFYRQYRSLRDIIARSELANTSSAGAAYPLSELELRSKVRAICFYAVSAFSAIFLFVIMLVQHPFVLLFDRYHRKAHHLVARTWATLTITPFYRVEFEGLENLPSPDTPAVYVSNHQSFLDIYTLLTLGRNFKFISKTAIFLIPIIGWAMYLMGLIPLRRMDSRSQLECLKRCMDLVKKGASVFFFPEGTRSKDGKLGPFKKGAFSVAAKTGVPVVPISISGTGRIMPAGMEGRVYPGSVKVVIHKPLKGNDSDVLCSEARNVIKDVLIHQG, encoded by the exons ATGGAAGTCTGTTATCACtcaaaattcaacaattttcacttttttcaatCACCTCCGCTCCATTTCT gGAAGAAGAAAGGAAAGTTATCGCAGTCGCTGTCGCCATCTCTGCATCCA CAATTGACTTCTAGCCATGGAAACTACTCCTGTTGCTCGTCTTTAAGGCAATCAGTTTGGagaaatacaaaatttt ATGCCGTTCCAGGCAGTACAACTTTTGGCACAATTAGGGAAGCATGTGTCTCCCTTCCCTCTTCCCCCCAACAAAAGAAGTATAATAGCGCTTTTGGAAATAACAGCTTTTATAGACAATATAGATCATTGAGAGACATTATTGCAAGGTCCGAACTTGCTAATACCAGCTCAGCCGGTGCTGCTTATCCACTGTCAG AACTAGAGTTGAGGTCAAAAGTAAGAGCAATTTGCTTTTACGCTGTCAGTGCTTTCTCTGCCATCTTTTTGTTCGTGATCATGCTTGTGCAACATCCTTTTGTACTGTTATTTGATCGATACCATAGGAAGGCTCACCATCTTGTTGCCAGGACATGGGCAACCTTGACCATTACACCATTTTATAGAGTCGAGTTTGAGGGCTTGGAGAATCTTCCTTCTCCAGATACTCCTGCAGTATATGTGTCCAACCATCAGAGCTTTCTGGACATATATACATTACTTACTCTTGGGAGAAACTTCAAGTTCATCAGCAAGACTGCAATTTTCCTAATTCCTATTATTGGATGGGCCATGTATCTGATGGGTCTAATTCCGTTAAGGCGCATGGACAGCAGAAGTCAATTG GAATGTCTCAAGCGTTGCATGGATTTAGTCAAGAAGGGGGCATCTGTCTTTTTCTTCCCCGAGGGTACTCGGAGTAAAGATGGAAAGTTAGGCCCTTTCAAG AAAGGTGCCTTTAGTGTTGCTGCCAAAACCGGAGTGCCTGTGGTTCCAATTTCTATTAGTGGAACAGGCAGGATAATGCCAGCAGGGATGGAGGGTAGAGTATATCCAGGATCAGTTAAAGTTGTCATCCACAAGCCTTTGAAAGGTAATGATTCAGATGTGCTGTGTAGCGAAGCCAGGAATGTGATAAAGGATGTGCTCATTCATCAAGGCTGA
- the LOC101267130 gene encoding APO protein 2, chloroplastic, whose translation MDCGCLHSQLTTTVLVHSKGRSQPPKFRILRCNPQLNLSSLDSMKQTCSGVALELKLRRPSEKLCPVQTVGIRCDHPQNADLPRYYSRKEKKPFPIPIVELRRAARDRMKNRLPKRRVPPPKIGLVIKSLVPAAYNVFNARMTVINNLKRLLKVVTVNGCKWCNEIHVGPVGHPFKSCRGSQASQRKGHHEWGKAVLEDIMVPLECYHLYDRLGKRITHEERFSIPRIPAIVELCIQAGVDLPEYPTKRRRKPIIWTGKNEFVDADESELPDPEPESPKPPVLAEIPDPEVEPPSSTEETLLLAEETLVAWEKMRAGANKLIKMYPVRVCGYCPEVHVGPSGHKAQNCGAHKHQQRNGQHGWQTAVLDDLIPPRYVWHVPDVTQPLQRELRSFYGQAPAVVEICVQAGAEVPEQYKPTMRFDVGIPNSIKEAEMVV comes from the exons ATGGATTGCGGCTGTCTACACTCTCAACTTACTACCACAGTTTTGGTGCATAGCAAAGGGAGAAGTCAACCACCTAAATTCAGAATTTTGAGATGCAATCCCCAGCTGAATTTAAGCTCACTTGATTCTATGAAG CAAACTTGCAGTGGAGTGGCACTTGAATTGAAGCTTAGAAGGCCATCAGAGAAGTTATGTCCTGTCCAAACAGTTGGTATTAGATGTGATCATCCACAAAATGCAGATTTGCCTCGTTACTATTCAAGAAAGGAAAAGAAGCCCTTCCCAATACCTATTGTGGAGCTACGGAGAGCTGCCAGGGATAGAATGAAAAATCGACTACCTAAAAGACGtgtacctccaccaaagatcgGATTGGTTATCAAAAGCCTAGTTCCTGCTGCGTACAATGTGTTCAATGCACGAATGACAgtgattaacaatctgaagcgGCTCTTGAAAGTGGTAACTGTTAATGGCTGCAA GTGGTGTAATGAAATTCATGTTGGACCTGTTGGGCATCCGTTCAAGTCATGTAGAGGATCACAAGCTTCACAACGTAAAGGACATCACGAGTGGGGAAAGGCAGTTCTTGAAGACATAATGGTGCCACTTGAATGCTACCATCTATACGATCGCCTAGGGAAACGTATTACACACGAGGAGAGATTTTCTATCCCTCGAATCCCTGCGATAGTGGAGCTTTGTATCCAAGCAGGCGTTGATTTACCTGAATATCCTACAAAAAGGAGGAGAAAGCCAATCATATGGACcggaaaaaatgaatttgttgATGCAGATGAAAGTGAATTGCCTGATCCCGAACCAGAATCTCCAAAACCACCAGTTCTAGCCGAGATACCTGATCCAGAGGTAGAACCACCGTCAAGCACTGAAGAAACGCTATTGCTAGCTGAAGAAACACTGGTAGCGTGGGAAAAAATGAGGGCTGGAGCCAATAAGCTGATAAAGATGTATCCAGTAAGAGTTTGTGGATACTGTCCAGAAGTGCATGTTGGTCCAAGTGGACACAAAGCACAAAACTGTGGAGCTCACAAGCACCAACAACGAAACGGGCAACATGGTTGGCAGACAGCAGTGCTAGACGACTTAATACCACCAAGATACGTGTGGCATGTACCCGATGTAACTCAACCATTGCAACGAGAGCTTCGAAGCTTCTATGGACAAGCTCCTGCAGTGGTAGAAATATGTGTACAGGCTGGTGCTGAAGTCCCTGAGCAATATAAGCCA